aggaaaataatacggctttttttttttcctgtgaagaaatgtgtcgcggtgttggtgaattcttaaaaaaaacgcaccactaaatgttgcgttaaaatgcgttgtaactcgcgttactgagactgtaacgagtataatattaccgaaattgaattagtaatgcgttatattactgcgttacagcaaaaaggaatacattactgtaattgcgttacttttgtaacgcgttactcccaacactgtaaGCGAGTGGCAGGTGTGATGCTCTCCTTTTCTCTACCAgtgtgtctttttgtgaatatagtatctaaattaattaattatcttTAATTCTAAAATCTAAAACACTAAACAGTCTTTTTCTTGTTCTACACAGGTTGTAAAGAAAAGATGAACGCCATCCAGGTGATTTCCCTGACCCTGCTGTCCGTTCTGGCGGCCAACGCTCAGTTCATCATGTCAGGAAGATGCCCCAAACCTGCTGTTCAGGAGGACTTTGATGCTGCCAGGGTGAATACCAAAACTTTTAACTTTGATATATTATGTAGGGAAACAAGGTAGAATTTTACTTTCATTTCTTTAATTTAAATTCCAGAAGCTAACAAATTAGGCGTTCCCAGGCGACCGCTTTTCCCACTAGACATACATTGCCACTTAATGCCTCAAGATTCTGCAGCTCTTCATCAACAACAACTTAATGCGGTGTTTTTGTGTTCCTTGTGCTTCCTCTGCAGTATCTTGGTGTGTGGTATGATATCCAGAGACTGCCAAATAAGTTCCAGAAGGGCGAGTGTGGCACGGCCACCTACAGCTTGAGCCCTGGAGTTGGATTTAGTGTTTTCAACAGAGAGCTGCTGTGAGTACTCCAGCTGCATAAATAATGAATTTTTTAAGAGTTGGACACAATAAATTGACTTTCTGGAGCTTAAACAAAGAGATACAGGAGGTCTATTAAACTGTACaagctaaaaaaataaagttttgtgcAGCCATTACCAGTTAAAGTTGTCAGGAAGACTTATCCTGGTAGTAAAACTATTAGCTCaaacaatatattttaaatatattccaTCCAGTAAATGACTGTAAATTATATTAATTCAAGGAAATGTtaatttacttgagtatttcaacTTCATACTTGAACTCCACTACACTTCCCATGgaaaatgttgtactttttactccactacattcatttgacagctgaagttactttacagattaagacTGTACAGACAAAACATATGATCaagttataaaatatgatgctgtGCTGTAGATTGAACTatccaacagtatataaagtatttaaaatgtgCTCCATCTTTATCAGCTGTGACAATAAAATCCTCTGTCTTAAAGCATCAGTcataatattcaaataatataacTCTGTGAAAGGGACCGTTCTGTCcaacaagtacttttactttaatacttaagtacattttgctgttaATATCTTAGTACTGTATCTTTTTACTGTCTGTTTCTTTTAGTGCTAATGGGACCATTAAATCCGTCATTGGCTCTGCCATAGCAGAAGACCCCTCTGAACCTGCCAAGCTGCAGTTCTTCCATGAGAGTAAGGACCCCTAATTATTACAACCTGGAAAGAATACTATTCCAACACTTTAACTTGCAGTTGAGCGGCATCTTTAACAATACTTTACATGTAATAACAGACATTTTGAAAACTTTACTCTCCTGTCCTCACAGACGCTGCCCCTGTTCCTTACTGGGTGCTGTCCACCGACTACGACAACTACGCTCTGGTCTACAGCTGCATCAACCTCGGGGCGATGCATGCGGCGTATGCCAGTATCGTGAGCAGGCAGCCCACCCTGCCTGAGGAGACAATCAAGAAGCTACAGCACCATGTCCTCTTTTGGAGTCGGAGTGGATAAGCTGCTCACCGCCAACCAGGATGCGGCTTACTGCAGCGCCACGAACCAGTAAACAGATTGAGATAGTCTCTACAGATTGTGGTGTATTGTGGTGCTTTTGATGGTACTTTCACTGTTTGTTTCATGCTAAGTCAATGCTATAAACTTATTTTATCGGCATCTGTGGGCCTCTGTGCTGGTCTGAATACAGTATTGATAATTAATTAACTGATCGTTACCTCTGCTGCTATTTTTGCCTTACTAAAATGACTCTTTGGTATACCCAACCAATAAGATTAAGTTTTCTTCCCCTCTGCTTAAAAAAAGTGGAAGTAGATCTGGAAAGGTGGAAGTCTCTACCTATATCCCTAATTAGACGAATAAACTGTATGAAAATGAATATCCTACCCAAATCTTTTAAAATCTGTTCTAAGCTTTTCCAACACCAATCCCAAAAGCCTTCTTTAAAAATTTGCACAGAAAGATGTTTAGATTCCTGTGGAACGGTTAAGTTCCTAGAGTCAAGCTTAAACCCCTATCCGAAGCAGAATCTCAAAAAGGCTTATTAACAAGTACATTTTTTACTGACAAGAAATATGCCTTGgtgtttggtgcatacaataaGCATATTACAGTAACTGAAGTGAATGGTTTAATTGCTAGCTAGTATTATCTAGAaaatagctaacattagctaaagtCAGCCATTTATAACCCTGTCAAAAATACAGGGTACATACAAAGGTATGGCTTTATCTGTATAACATTAGACCATCTCTGCTTTTTTTGTATGATAATCCATCTACTGTTGTTGAGatttttcactcaaaaccaaacATGTCAGCCTCACAGTGGCACTAGAGAAAAAGTCATGGGGTCACCAATGTCAGTGGGGTTTATATTCTGGGCAACATAAATGTCTGTTCAAAACTGAGATTGAGATATTTTAATCTGCGCTAAAGAAGTGGACCAACCAAAATTATTATCCAAAAACTACTTGAACAATCTACTGTAGTTATTGATAGCAGATCAGATATCTAACTTTTACACAACCTGTCATTTCTTTGATCTTTTCTGCCAGAGCAGAGGCCTCTTGAAACATCAactttttcagacatatttgCAGGCTTATATTCGGGCCCATACGATATTAATCCTGATAACAACATTGATTATTAACTAGGCAAAATGTCAATGAGTTTACACTTGTACATtagttgcagcagcagcaccatgcAGAATCTGACTGGAGCTTAAACGAAGAGATAGAGGAGGTCTATTAAACTGtacaagctaaaaaaaaataaagttttgtgcAGCCAGTACCAGTTAAAGTTGTCAGGAAGACTTATCCTGGTAGTAAAACTATTAGCtcaagttactttacagattaagacTGTACAGACAAAACATATGATCaagttataaaatatgatgctgtGCTGTAGATTGAACTATCCAACAGTATATAACGTATTTAAAGTGTGCTCTATCTTTATCAGCTGTGACAATAAAATCCTCTGTCTTAAAGCATCAGTAATAATATTCACATAATATAacttaatactttaagtacattttgctgttaATATCTTAGTACTGTATCTTTTTACTGTCTGTTTCTTTTAGTGCTAATGGGACCATTAAATCCGTCATTGGCTCTGCCATAGCAGAAGACCCCTCTGAACCTGCCAAGCTGCAGTTCTTCCATGAGAGTAAGGACCCCTAATTATTACAACCTGGAAAGATTACTATTCCAACACTTTAACTTGCAGTTGAGCGGCATATTTAACAATACTTTATATGTAATAACAGACATTTTGAAAACTTTACTCTCCTGTTGCTGCCCCTGTTCCTTACTGGGTGCTGTCCACCGACTACGACAACTACGCTCTGGTCTACAGCTGCATCAACCTCGGGGCGATGTATTCGGCGTACGCTTGTATCCGTATATGTCTGTTTCATGCTAAGTCAAtgcaataaacatattttatcAGCATCTGTGGGCCTCTGTGGTGGTCTGAATATAGTATTGATAATCGATTAAATGATCGTAAGCTTTGCTGCTGTTTTTGCCTTGCTAAAATGACTCTTTGGTATACCCAAACAATAAGATTTTAGTTTTCTTCCCCTCTGCTTAAAAAAAGTGTAAGTAGATCTCGAAAGGTTGAAGTCTCTACCTATATCCCTAATTAGATGAATAAACTGTATGAAAATGAATATCCTACCCAaatcttttaaaatatattttaagctTTTCCAACACCAATCCCAAAAGCCTTCTTTAACAATTTGAATAGACGGATTTCTAGATTCCTGTAGAACGGTAAAGTTCCTAGAATCAAGCTCAAAACCCTATCAGAATAAGAATCTCAAAAAGGCTTATTACCAAGTAAGTTTTCACTGacaaggaatttgtcttggtgtttggtgcatacaataaataTTAAGAGGACATGTTGCCCCACTGAACAAGTAGGGCTAAATCTACCTGACTTCCGGCTATATTTGGCTGCTCAATTCAGAGCTATTTGGACATGGATTAAAAACCTAGAACACCCTCCAgcatggaaacattaaaagtCTCATACAGCTGAAGTGAGACAGCGTAACAGTCAGTGCTTCAGTTTACATTAACTGCGTAGGGTGCGGGTCGGGTTTGGACATATAAAAGAGAATGGTGTTGTAGTCAGGCTCGGTTGCTACTCTCTAGTTCAGACAGACATATATAGTATGGCCCGAGCCGCAGTTCACTGTCACTATCCTCACTCCTCTGCTCTGGTGCCTCAGCTATAACAGAAAATGTTAACAGGTGCTAATTCTTACACAACTTTCTCAAAACAGCCTCAGGTGTAAATATTAATGTGAAATAAGTATATGAAAATGAGGCCTCAAGTCAAGCTCAAACCCCTGTCAGAATAAGAATCATAATAAGGCGTATCACCAAGTAAATTATCACTTACAAGGAACTTGCCTTGgtgtttggtgcatacaataaacaTATTACTAGTAATGGGAAATGTTGGCCCACTGAACAGGGAGGGCTAACTTTGAGTCAAGAAAATTCCCACCTGCTAAATCTACCTGATTTCCGGCTATATTTGGCTGCTCAATTCAGAGCTATTTGGAAATGGATTAAAAACCTAGAACACATTCCGGCatgaaacatattgaacagtctCATAGAGCTGAAGTGAGACAGCGTAACCCAAACTCAGTGCCTCAGTTTGCATTAACtgcgtcgggctcgggtcgggtttgGAACAAAAAACAGAATGCTTGTTGTGTTCTAGTCAGGCTAGATTGCTGAGCCGCAGTTCACTGTCACTATCCTCACTCCTCTGCTCTGGTTCCACCGGCTCATCATCCTTGCTACCAGGTGGCTCGCTATTTGGTGCCATCTGCTGCTGTGAATGTATATTGACATTTAAAAGTGTAGACCCAAATATAGGATGACTCcactttttcaaatgtatttccaGGCTTATATTTGGGCCAATATGGTATTAATCCTGTAAAAAACATTGATGATTAACTAGGCAAAATGTCAATGAGTTTACAGATGCACGTtagttgcagcagcagcaccatgcAGACTAAATTGCTTCTACTGACTGTCACTTTCACTTGGTGGGTAAACCTGAGGATGGAGCTTTCAACTGAGGAACAGAGATTCAGATGTAACATTAATGTAAGTTTGATATAGTGCGTTATATGTTCTAATTAACCTTTGTTGTCGAAATGGAATGGACTTTAACTGAACTGAATGGTTTACTTGCTAGGTTGTATTATCTAGAAAATGAATAGTCTAGGATTTGctaactaacattagctaaagtcagccattttttttaaccccATCAAATATACAGGTTACCAAGCATGACGAAAAGTATGGCTTTAGCTGTATAACGTTGTACatttttcactcaaaaccaaaaatgtcaaccaCACAGTTGCACTAGAGGAAAGGTCATGgggtcaccaaagtcattaagGTTTATCTTCTGGgcaacatgaatgtctgtacaacacTGAGATTGAGATATTTTAATCTGCACTAAAGAAGTTGACCGACCAACATTATTATCCAAAAAGTACTTTAACAATCTACTGTAGTTATGGATAGCAGAAACGTTCTTTAACTTTTACACAACCTGTCAATCAGATCCTTCTGCCAGAAGCCTCTTTAAACACAAAATGTTAACAGGTGCTAATTCTTACACAACTTTCTCAAAACAGCCTCAGGTGTAAATATTAATGTGAAATTAGTTAACATGAATATGAGGCCTCGAATCAAGCTCAAACCCCTGTCAGAATAAGAATCATAATAAGGCGTATCACCAAGTAAATTATCACTTACAAGGAACTTGCCTTGGTGTTTAGTGCATACCATAAACATATTACTGTAAGAGGAAATGTTGCCCCACTGAACAAGGAGGGCTGAATCTACCTGACTTCTGGCTATATTGGGCTGCTCAACTCAGAGCTATTTGGAAATGGATTAAAAACCCAGAACACATTCCGGCattaaacatattgaacagtctCATACAGCTGAAGTGAGACAGCGTAACCCAAACTCAGTGCCTCAGTTTATATTAACTGcgtcgggctcgggttgggTTTGGACCAAAAAACAGAATGCTTGCTGTGTTCTAGTCAGGCTTGGTTACTACTCTCCAGTTTAAGAAATATGCAGCCTGAGCCGCAGTTCACTATCACCATCTTCACTCCTCTGCTGTGGTTACACCTGCACGTCATCCTTGCTACCAGGTGGCTTGCTATTTTGGTGCCATCTGCTGCTGTTATGAATGTATATTGAATGTATTGAATGTATATTGTCAATGTGTAGTTCAGAATAAGCCCTATAGGTCtaaagacaaaacaaaccaCAACATGAATTTTTTTACAGGTTTATTGCATCGACTATCGCGTGCAGACATCATATAGTGTGTCATGACATGAATCCAAGTCACCCTGCCTTACAGGCTGAAACAGGAGTGTCTCCGTTTACTGGTTCATGGCGCTGCAGTAAGTCTCATCCTGGATGGTGGGGACCATCTTGTCCACATTGATTCCGACAGAGG
This Sander lucioperca isolate FBNREF2018 chromosome 9, SLUC_FBN_1.2, whole genome shotgun sequence DNA region includes the following protein-coding sequences:
- the LOC116045926 gene encoding apolipoprotein D-like, which translates into the protein MNAIQVISLTLLSVLAANAQFIMSGRCPKPAVQEDFDAARYLGVWYDIQRLPNKFQKGECGTATYSLSPGVGFSVFNRELLANGTIKSVIGSAIAEDPSEPAKLQFFHENAAPVPYWVLSTDYDNYALVYSCINLGAMHAAYASIVSRQPTLPEETIKKLQHHVLFWSRSG